One region of Pseudomonas alvandae genomic DNA includes:
- a CDS encoding mandelate racemase/muconate lactonizing enzyme family protein → MRIVDIREKTVSIASPIANAYIDFSKMTCSVVAVVTDVIREGKPVIGYGFNSNGRYGQGALMRDRFLARITEADPESLIDKENNNLDPFAIWKTLMTNEKPGGHGERSVAVGTIDMAVWDAVAKIEGKPLYRLLADRYRDGVADDKVWVYAAGGYYYPGKDQTKLKAEMQSYLDRGYDVVKMKIGAVPLDEDIRRIEAVLEVVGDGRRLAVDANGRFDLKTGIAYAEAIKKYNLFWYEEVGDPLDYALQAELANHYELPMATGENLFSHQDARNLLRHGGMRPDRDYLQFDCALSYGLVEYMRTLKVMEEMGWSSRRVVPHGGHQMSLNIAAGLHLGGNESYPDVFQPFGGFADGIRVENGYVGLPDIPGVGFEAKSALYAVMRELGEG, encoded by the coding sequence ATGCGCATCGTCGACATCCGTGAAAAAACCGTTTCCATTGCCTCGCCAATTGCCAACGCCTACATCGACTTTTCCAAGATGACCTGCTCGGTCGTCGCTGTCGTCACGGATGTGATTCGCGAGGGTAAACCGGTCATCGGCTACGGTTTCAACTCCAACGGTCGTTATGGTCAAGGTGCTTTGATGCGTGACCGTTTCCTCGCGCGCATCACCGAAGCCGACCCTGAGTCGCTGATCGATAAAGAAAACAATAACCTTGATCCGTTCGCCATCTGGAAAACCCTGATGACCAACGAAAAACCGGGTGGCCATGGTGAACGCTCCGTTGCAGTTGGCACCATTGATATGGCGGTGTGGGATGCCGTAGCCAAGATTGAAGGCAAACCTCTGTATCGCCTGCTGGCCGACCGTTATCGCGACGGTGTGGCAGATGACAAGGTATGGGTCTATGCAGCAGGTGGTTATTACTACCCTGGCAAAGACCAGACCAAGCTCAAAGCGGAAATGCAGAGCTATCTGGATCGTGGCTACGACGTTGTCAAAATGAAGATCGGTGCGGTTCCTCTGGACGAAGATATCCGTCGCATCGAAGCGGTACTTGAAGTGGTAGGTGATGGTCGTCGACTGGCGGTCGATGCCAACGGTCGTTTCGATCTGAAGACCGGTATTGCATACGCGGAGGCCATCAAAAAATACAACCTCTTCTGGTACGAAGAAGTGGGCGATCCGCTGGACTATGCACTCCAGGCTGAGCTTGCAAATCACTATGAACTGCCCATGGCCACCGGGGAAAACCTGTTCTCCCATCAGGACGCCCGTAATCTTCTGCGTCACGGTGGTATGCGCCCTGATCGCGATTACCTGCAGTTCGACTGCGCGCTGTCCTACGGCCTGGTCGAGTACATGCGCACCCTGAAAGTGATGGAGGAGATGGGCTGGTCTTCGCGTCGCGTCGTTCCGCACGGGGGCCATCAGATGTCCCTGAATATCGCCGCGGGCCTGCACCTGGGCGGTAACGAATCCTATCCCGACGTGTTCCAGCCGTTCGGAGGATTTGCCGACGGGATTCGCGTGGAAAACGGCTACGTGGGCCTGCCGGACATTCCGGGTGTCGGCTTCGAAGCCAAGTCCGCCTTGTACGCCGTCATGCGCGAATTGGGCGAGGGCTGA
- the dctA gene encoding C4-dicarboxylate transporter DctA, which yields MEISKSRWYSQLYVQVLIGIVVGAAIGHFEPQFGAKLQPFADGFIRLIKMLLAPIIFGTVVVGIAKMGSIKEVGRIGVKALVYFEILSTIALVIGLVVVNVVKPGVGMNINVDMLDGSAIAKYSQAATEQGGTIDFFMNIIPQTFIGAFSNGVMLQVILLSVLMGVALVQMGETSKPLINTIDLFLQGLFKIVAMVMRLAPIGAGAGMAFTIGKYGIGTLLSLGQLLIALYVTTLVFIVIVLGTVARWSGMPLLQFLRYFKDEILITLGTCSTEAVLPRMMVKLEKLGCKKSVVGMVLPTGYTFNADGTCIYLTMAAIFIAQATNTPLTFMDQMILLGVFLLTSKGSAGVAGAGFITLAATLTTIHSIPLVGLVLLLGIDRFLNEARAVTNLIGNGIGTIAIAKWDNSFDVEACEREIAAMKNEKAARRVLAAQK from the coding sequence GTGGAAATCTCCAAGTCCCGCTGGTATAGCCAGCTGTACGTCCAGGTGCTGATCGGCATCGTGGTCGGTGCCGCAATCGGTCACTTCGAACCGCAATTCGGCGCCAAGCTCCAACCTTTCGCAGATGGCTTTATCAGGCTGATCAAAATGCTGTTGGCCCCCATTATTTTTGGCACCGTGGTAGTCGGTATCGCCAAGATGGGCAGCATCAAGGAGGTCGGTCGGATTGGCGTCAAGGCGCTGGTCTATTTCGAGATCCTTTCGACCATCGCCCTGGTCATCGGCCTTGTCGTGGTCAATGTTGTAAAGCCTGGCGTTGGGATGAACATCAATGTCGACATGCTCGATGGCAGCGCTATCGCCAAGTACAGCCAAGCCGCCACGGAGCAGGGGGGCACCATTGATTTCTTCATGAACATCATCCCGCAAACCTTCATCGGGGCGTTCTCCAATGGCGTCATGCTGCAAGTCATCCTGCTTTCTGTCTTGATGGGCGTGGCCCTGGTTCAAATGGGGGAAACCAGCAAACCGCTGATCAATACCATCGATCTGTTCCTGCAAGGGCTGTTCAAGATTGTTGCCATGGTCATGCGCCTGGCTCCGATTGGCGCTGGCGCGGGGATGGCGTTCACGATCGGCAAATATGGCATCGGTACGCTGCTGTCCCTCGGCCAATTGTTGATTGCGCTCTACGTCACCACCCTGGTCTTTATCGTGATCGTGCTGGGCACGGTGGCTCGATGGTCAGGCATGCCCCTGTTGCAGTTTCTCCGTTACTTCAAGGACGAGATTCTGATCACGCTCGGGACGTGCTCAACCGAGGCCGTGCTGCCGCGAATGATGGTCAAGCTTGAAAAGCTGGGCTGCAAGAAATCGGTGGTGGGAATGGTGCTGCCGACGGGCTACACCTTCAACGCGGATGGCACCTGCATCTACCTGACCATGGCCGCGATCTTCATTGCCCAGGCAACCAATACGCCACTGACGTTTATGGACCAGATGATCCTGTTGGGCGTTTTCCTGCTCACGTCGAAAGGTTCGGCTGGCGTGGCGGGGGCCGGATTCATCACCCTCGCGGCAACGCTCACTACCATCCACTCCATTCCGCTGGTAGGCCTTGTCCTGCTCTTGGGCATCGACCGATTCCTCAACGAAGCGCGAGCCGTGACGAATTTGATCGGGAACGGTATCGGCACGATCGCCATTGCCAAGTGGGACAATTCTTTCGATGTGGAAGCGTGTGAGCGGGAGATTGCGGCGATGAAAAATGAGAAAGCGGCGCGTAGGGTGTTGGCTGCGCAGAAGTGA
- a CDS encoding FAD-binding and (Fe-S)-binding domain-containing protein, protein MTLPAPFLRDAYQLIPQKRRFDDPLSTLAFGTDASFYRLIPKLVVRVESEDEVIALLKLAQRDQVPVTFRAAGTSLSGQAISDSVLIVLGDNWNGREIREQGHQIRLQPGVIGAQANAWLAPFGRKIGPDPASINACKIGGIVANNASGMCCGTAQNTYHTLAGIRLVLADGTRLDTEDAASVAAFRTSHGELLEQLAILGRETRANTELATRIRHKYRLKNTTGLSLNALVDFDEPVDILSHLLVGSEGTLGFISAVTYNTVIDHPNKASALIVFPDVETCCNAVTVLKSQPVSAVELLDRRSLRSVQDKPGMPDFVQHLSNNACALLIESRAASSSLLQEQLALIMASLAGFPVEKQVDFTEDPRENARLWAIRKDTFPAVGAVRKTGTTVIIEDVTFPVEQLAIGVNRLIALFDKHHYDEAILFGHALEGNLHFVFTQGFNSADEVARYQAFMDDVAQLVAVEFGGSLKAEHGTGRNMAPFVELEWGSDAYQLMWQLKRLLDPNGILNPDVVLSEDPQIHLKHLKPLPAADEIVDKCIECGFCEPVCPSKDLTLSPRQRIVIWRDIQAKKRAGTDTSELETAYQYQGIDTCAATGLCAQRCPVGINTGELVKKLRGRSATRTKTADWLAGNFATALQGARFTLHVANGARMLLGAPRLARLSAGLTRLSKGQVPQWTNAMPQPERAIRFSPAVSDERPRVVYLAACVSRVMGPAAGDREQMSLHDKTRGLLEKAGYQVVFPDNVDSLCCGQPFASKGYAEQAEHKRQELIGALLHASRGGLDPIYCDTSPCTLRLVQDLGDVRLDLYDPVRFIRTHLMDRLDFTPQEAPIAVHVTCSTQHLGESQALIDLVRKCSNNVVIPEGIHCCGFAGDKGFTTPELNAHSLRSLKGAVQHCSEGISTSRTCEIGLTRHGEIDYHGLVYLVDRVTRPKPNKGEDSATGFEEKSNSCTSL, encoded by the coding sequence ATGACGCTTCCGGCCCCTTTCCTGCGCGACGCATACCAACTGATCCCGCAAAAACGACGCTTTGACGATCCCTTGTCCACCCTGGCCTTCGGCACCGACGCCAGTTTCTATCGGCTGATTCCGAAACTGGTGGTGCGCGTCGAATCCGAAGATGAAGTCATCGCCCTGCTGAAACTGGCCCAACGCGACCAGGTTCCGGTCACGTTCCGCGCCGCCGGTACCAGCTTGTCAGGCCAAGCCATCAGCGATTCGGTGCTGATCGTGCTTGGAGATAACTGGAACGGCCGGGAAATTCGCGAGCAAGGCCACCAGATTCGCTTGCAACCCGGCGTCATCGGCGCCCAGGCCAACGCCTGGCTAGCCCCATTCGGACGCAAGATCGGCCCGGACCCGGCGTCGATCAATGCCTGCAAGATAGGCGGTATCGTCGCCAACAACGCCAGCGGCATGTGCTGCGGCACGGCGCAGAATACTTATCACACCCTCGCCGGCATCCGCCTGGTCCTGGCTGACGGCACGCGCCTGGACACCGAAGACGCCGCCAGCGTGGCGGCTTTTCGCACAAGCCATGGTGAACTGTTGGAGCAACTGGCGATCCTGGGTCGCGAAACCCGCGCCAACACGGAACTGGCCACCCGAATTCGCCACAAATACCGTCTGAAAAATACCACCGGCCTGTCACTCAACGCCCTGGTGGACTTCGACGAGCCTGTGGATATCTTGAGCCACTTGCTGGTGGGCTCCGAAGGAACCCTCGGTTTCATCAGCGCGGTGACCTACAACACGGTCATCGATCACCCGAACAAGGCGTCGGCGCTGATCGTCTTCCCTGACGTCGAAACCTGCTGCAACGCCGTCACAGTGCTGAAAAGCCAGCCGGTCTCCGCGGTCGAGCTGCTGGACCGTCGCAGCCTGCGCTCGGTGCAGGACAAGCCGGGCATGCCAGATTTCGTACAGCATCTGTCGAACAATGCCTGCGCCTTGCTGATCGAATCCCGCGCGGCTTCGTCATCGTTATTGCAAGAGCAACTGGCCCTGATCATGGCCTCGCTGGCAGGTTTCCCGGTGGAAAAGCAGGTCGATTTCACTGAAGACCCACGGGAAAACGCCCGGCTCTGGGCGATCCGCAAGGACACCTTCCCAGCCGTGGGCGCGGTCCGCAAGACCGGAACCACCGTGATCATCGAAGACGTGACCTTCCCGGTCGAGCAACTGGCGATCGGTGTGAACCGCCTGATCGCGCTGTTCGACAAGCATCACTACGACGAAGCGATCCTTTTCGGACACGCGCTGGAAGGCAATCTGCACTTCGTCTTCACCCAAGGCTTCAACAGCGCCGACGAAGTCGCACGCTACCAAGCGTTCATGGATGACGTAGCGCAATTGGTGGCGGTGGAATTCGGTGGCTCGCTCAAAGCCGAACACGGCACCGGCCGCAACATGGCGCCGTTCGTCGAGCTGGAATGGGGCAGCGACGCCTATCAATTGATGTGGCAGCTCAAGCGCCTGCTCGATCCCAATGGCATTCTCAACCCGGATGTGGTGCTCAGCGAGGATCCACAGATTCACCTCAAGCACCTCAAGCCCTTGCCTGCCGCCGATGAGATTGTGGACAAGTGCATCGAGTGCGGCTTCTGCGAGCCGGTCTGTCCGTCCAAGGACCTGACCCTGAGCCCGCGTCAGCGCATTGTGATCTGGCGAGACATCCAGGCGAAAAAACGCGCCGGCACCGATACCTCGGAGCTGGAAACGGCTTATCAATACCAGGGCATCGACACCTGCGCCGCCACCGGGCTTTGCGCCCAACGTTGCCCTGTAGGAATCAACACCGGCGAACTGGTGAAAAAGCTCCGTGGCCGCAGTGCAACGCGTACGAAAACCGCTGATTGGCTTGCCGGCAATTTCGCTACCGCACTGCAAGGGGCGCGCTTTACGCTGCATGTCGCCAATGGTGCGCGAATGCTCTTGGGGGCACCGCGCCTGGCACGTTTGTCGGCAGGCCTGACGCGGCTATCCAAAGGGCAAGTTCCACAGTGGACCAACGCCATGCCGCAGCCGGAAAGGGCCATTCGCTTCAGTCCCGCCGTGTCGGATGAACGACCCAGGGTGGTTTATCTGGCGGCCTGTGTGTCGCGGGTCATGGGCCCTGCCGCGGGCGACAGGGAACAGATGTCGCTGCATGACAAAACCCGAGGCCTGCTGGAAAAGGCCGGCTATCAAGTCGTTTTTCCGGACAACGTAGACAGCCTTTGCTGCGGCCAGCCTTTCGCGTCCAAAGGCTATGCCGAACAAGCCGAGCATAAGCGCCAGGAACTGATCGGCGCGCTGCTGCACGCCAGTCGCGGCGGACTCGATCCGATTTACTGCGACACAAGCCCTTGCACACTGCGATTGGTCCAGGACCTCGGCGACGTGCGCCTGGACCTGTATGACCCGGTGCGCTTCATCCGCACGCACCTGATGGATCGCCTCGACTTCACGCCTCAGGAAGCGCCCATCGCAGTTCATGTCACCTGCAGCACGCAACACCTAGGAGAAAGCCAGGCGCTGATCGATCTGGTGCGCAAGTGCAGCAATAACGTGGTCATCCCGGAAGGCATTCATTGCTGTGGTTTTGCCGGTGACAAAGGCTTCACCACGCCGGAGCTGAACGCCCATTCGTTGCGCTCGCTGAAAGGGGCGGTACAGCATTGCAGCGAAGGGATTTCCACCAGCCGCACATGCGAGATCGGTCTGACACGTCATGGGGAAATCGACTACCACGGGTTGGTGTATCTGGTCGACCGCGTCACCCGGCCCAAACCCAACAAGGGCGAGGACTCTGCGACGGGATTCGAAGAAAAATCGAATTCCTGCACTTCGCTGTAG
- a CDS encoding LutC/YkgG family protein: MSAKENILAKLRKSLTGTTPVADTYDVELVTQTYRYAPEERIPQLRKQMEAVHTEIHLTSGEAWPALLAQLLRDRQLPSLLIAPTTPHGQKIVQFWSNNPDLPALKTYDRPVEEWKAELFNHTPASLTGTLGAIAATGSLILWPTREEPRLMSLVPPVHFALLKASEIRDNFYEVQQEFAWAQGMPTNALLVSGPSKTADIEQVLAYGAHGPKDLVVLILEDQ, from the coding sequence ATGAGCGCCAAGGAAAATATCCTCGCCAAGCTGCGTAAAAGCCTGACCGGCACCACGCCGGTTGCCGACACCTATGACGTTGAACTGGTGACGCAGACCTACCGCTATGCGCCTGAAGAACGCATCCCGCAATTGCGCAAGCAAATGGAAGCGGTGCACACCGAGATCCACCTGACCTCCGGCGAAGCCTGGCCGGCACTGTTGGCGCAGTTGCTGCGGGACCGTCAACTGCCGAGCCTGCTGATCGCGCCGACAACGCCTCACGGACAAAAAATCGTACAGTTCTGGTCGAATAATCCGGACCTGCCTGCTCTAAAGACCTACGACCGGCCTGTAGAAGAATGGAAAGCCGAACTGTTCAACCACACCCCGGCCAGCCTGACCGGCACCCTCGGCGCCATCGCCGCCACCGGCAGCCTGATTCTCTGGCCGACGCGGGAAGAACCGCGCCTGATGAGCCTCGTCCCACCGGTGCATTTCGCCCTGCTCAAGGCCAGCGAGATCCGCGACAACTTCTATGAAGTACAACAGGAATTCGCGTGGGCCCAGGGCATGCCAACCAATGCCCTGCTGGTGTCCGGCCCATCGAAAACCGCCGATATCGAGCAAGTCCTGGCTTACGGCGCCCATGGTCCGAAGGACCTGGTGGTACTGATCCTGGAGGACCAATGA
- a CDS encoding LutB/LldF family L-lactate oxidation iron-sulfur protein — protein sequence MSTPTLIPTVEVGNDFRARAHKALDDTQLRNNFRSAMDSLMTKRATSFSDAHEREHLRVLGNAVRARALSKLPDLLEQLESNLTRNGVKVHWAETVDEANGIVLSIIRAHEARQVIKGKSMVSEEMEMNHFLEARDIECLESDMGEYIVQLDHEKPSHIIMPAIHKNAGQVASLFHDKLGVEYTKDVDQLIQIGRKVLRQKFFEADIGVSGVNFAVAETGTLLLVENEGNGRMSTTVPPVHIAVTGIEKVVENLRDVVPLLSLLTRSALGQPITTYVNMISGPRKPDELDGPQEVHLVLLDNGRSQAFADSELRQTLNCIRCGACMNHCPVYTRIGGHAYGEVYPGPIGKIITPHMVGLAKVPDHPSASSLCGACGEVCPVKIPIPALLRRLREENVKAPDSPNPIMRGQGSKYSAKERFIWNAWARLNSSPRLYRLFAFLATRLRALAPQNVGPWTQNHSAPKPAARSLHDLARDHLNPQGDR from the coding sequence ATGAGCACGCCGACGCTGATCCCGACCGTTGAAGTGGGGAATGATTTTCGCGCCCGCGCCCACAAGGCGCTGGACGACACGCAACTGCGAAATAACTTTCGCAGCGCGATGGATTCACTGATGACCAAACGGGCAACGTCTTTCAGCGATGCCCACGAAAGAGAACATTTGCGAGTGCTGGGCAACGCTGTCCGCGCCCGTGCGTTATCCAAGCTGCCCGACCTGCTCGAGCAACTTGAAAGCAACCTGACCCGCAACGGTGTGAAAGTACACTGGGCGGAAACGGTGGACGAAGCCAACGGCATCGTCCTTTCGATCATCCGCGCTCACGAGGCGCGGCAAGTGATCAAGGGCAAATCGATGGTCAGCGAAGAGATGGAGATGAACCATTTCCTCGAGGCTCGGGACATTGAATGTCTCGAATCCGACATGGGGGAATACATCGTCCAGCTCGATCACGAGAAGCCTTCACACATCATTATGCCGGCGATCCACAAGAATGCCGGTCAGGTCGCGTCCTTGTTCCACGACAAACTCGGCGTGGAGTACACCAAGGACGTTGACCAACTCATTCAGATCGGTCGCAAGGTCTTGCGGCAGAAATTCTTCGAAGCTGACATTGGCGTTTCCGGCGTCAACTTTGCCGTCGCCGAAACCGGCACCCTGCTGCTGGTGGAGAACGAGGGTAACGGGCGGATGTCCACCACGGTGCCGCCGGTGCACATTGCCGTGACTGGCATCGAAAAGGTCGTGGAAAACCTGCGCGATGTGGTGCCGCTGCTCTCGCTGCTGACCCGCTCGGCCCTCGGCCAACCGATCACCACCTACGTCAACATGATCTCCGGGCCGCGCAAGCCTGACGAACTGGACGGTCCCCAGGAAGTCCACCTGGTCTTGCTCGATAACGGTCGCAGCCAGGCGTTTGCCGACAGCGAACTGCGCCAGACCCTGAATTGCATCCGCTGCGGCGCCTGTATGAACCATTGCCCGGTCTATACCCGAATCGGTGGCCATGCCTACGGGGAGGTTTACCCAGGGCCTATCGGAAAAATCATCACACCGCACATGGTCGGCCTGGCGAAGGTGCCGGATCACCCGAGCGCATCTTCGCTGTGCGGAGCCTGCGGCGAAGTATGCCCGGTGAAGATTCCGATCCCAGCCCTGCTGCGGCGGCTGCGGGAGGAAAACGTCAAGGCGCCGGACAGTCCCAACCCGATCATGCGCGGCCAGGGCAGTAAATACTCGGCCAAGGAACGGTTCATCTGGAATGCCTGGGCCCGGCTAAACAGCTCGCCACGGCTGTACCGATTGTTTGCTTTCCTTGCCACACGCCTGCGCGCCCTGGCACCGCAAAATGTCGGCCCGTGGACGCAGAACCACAGCGCCCCGAAACCCGCCGCCCGCTCACTGCATGACCTGGCCCGCGACCACCTGAACCCGCAGGGAGACCGCTGA